One Amycolatopsis sp. NBC_00355 genomic window carries:
- a CDS encoding GH92 family glycosyl hydrolase — protein MSAAAGLSPADYVDPLIGSAGDGNTYPGATAPFGMLAWSPTSTRGDQTSTGAANGYQYDTTRIRGLSLTHVNGAGCNPGAAGDVPILPFAGDVTSSPTADTTDAIYASNFSHADESATPGRYKLGLANGVTTDVAATERTALGTLRYPAGKPANLLFRTSNSLNGSEDAETHLDPANREVTGSVLTGAFCGRRANGGVNNRKSYYRLYFTAWFDQPFAGTGTWKDATLQPGGLDQTGGEGYATGGDRAGRGSGGYVTFAPGSKVTMRIAISYVSLEGAERNLRAEQPPRSTVDSVAAETKHAWNTELNRVAVSGGTANQQITFYTALYHGLQQPNLVSDVDGQYLGMDRKPHRVARGQDAQYSNFSGWDQYRAQVQLLALLEPRVAGNFAQSLYNYAQQNDGVWDRWVHVNGATHVMTGDPTAATLATFYAMGVRNFDYRGAFDSLYKQATVPRPEGLQDGGCPGQCVGQRPNLAQYLTSHYAPNDVCHCWGGAAETLEDSVADFAIGHFAELLGRENEAAELHARGEYWRNLYNPATGYMQARNVDGGWVTPFDPASDRGFAQGSAAAYTWMVPQDVSGLADAMGGKTTAVTRLDGFFHDANGNWLLRGGGPLKYDPTNEPDIHAPWLYNELGQPWKTQETVRQLVNGVYGTGPSGLPGNDDLGTMSAWYVFAALGIYPRTPGSGELLLSSPLFPSAVIRPAAGAPIRITTSGSGKYVADVRRAGRPQRDWKLDESFLHTGGSLDFRLSETPTTWGS, from the coding sequence ATGTCAGCCGCCGCCGGCCTGAGCCCTGCCGACTACGTCGATCCCCTCATCGGCTCCGCCGGGGACGGGAACACCTACCCCGGGGCCACCGCGCCGTTCGGGATGCTCGCCTGGAGTCCCACGAGCACGCGCGGGGACCAGACGTCGACCGGCGCCGCCAACGGCTACCAGTACGACACCACCCGGATCCGCGGCCTGAGCCTCACACACGTCAACGGCGCGGGCTGCAACCCGGGCGCCGCGGGGGACGTGCCGATCCTGCCCTTCGCCGGCGACGTCACGTCGTCGCCGACCGCGGACACCACCGACGCGATCTACGCGAGCAACTTCAGCCACGCCGACGAATCGGCGACGCCGGGGCGCTACAAGCTCGGGCTCGCGAACGGCGTCACCACCGACGTGGCGGCCACCGAACGCACCGCGCTCGGCACCCTCCGGTACCCCGCGGGCAAGCCCGCGAACCTGCTCTTCCGGACGTCGAACTCGCTCAACGGCAGCGAGGACGCCGAGACGCACCTCGACCCGGCGAACCGCGAGGTCACCGGGTCCGTGCTCACGGGAGCGTTCTGCGGCCGCCGTGCGAACGGCGGCGTCAACAACCGCAAGTCCTACTACCGGCTGTACTTCACCGCGTGGTTCGACCAGCCGTTCGCCGGCACCGGGACGTGGAAGGACGCGACGCTGCAGCCGGGCGGGCTCGACCAGACCGGCGGTGAGGGTTACGCGACCGGCGGCGACCGCGCGGGCCGAGGCTCCGGCGGGTACGTCACCTTCGCGCCCGGCAGCAAGGTCACCATGCGGATCGCGATTTCGTACGTCTCGCTCGAAGGCGCGGAGCGCAACCTGCGGGCCGAGCAGCCGCCGAGGTCCACGGTCGACAGCGTGGCCGCCGAGACGAAACACGCGTGGAACACGGAGCTGAACCGCGTCGCTGTCAGCGGCGGCACGGCCAACCAGCAGATCACCTTCTACACCGCGCTCTACCACGGCCTGCAGCAGCCGAACCTCGTGAGCGACGTCGACGGTCAGTACCTGGGGATGGATCGGAAACCCCACCGCGTCGCCCGCGGCCAGGACGCGCAGTACTCCAACTTCTCCGGCTGGGATCAGTACCGCGCACAGGTGCAGCTCCTGGCCCTGCTCGAACCCCGCGTCGCCGGGAACTTCGCGCAGTCGCTCTACAACTACGCGCAGCAGAACGACGGCGTCTGGGACCGCTGGGTGCACGTCAACGGCGCGACGCACGTGATGACCGGCGACCCGACGGCGGCGACGCTCGCGACGTTCTACGCGATGGGCGTCCGCAACTTCGACTACCGCGGCGCGTTCGATTCGCTGTACAAGCAGGCGACCGTGCCGCGGCCGGAAGGCCTGCAGGACGGCGGCTGCCCCGGTCAGTGCGTCGGCCAGCGCCCGAACCTCGCGCAGTACCTGACCTCGCACTACGCGCCCAACGACGTCTGCCACTGCTGGGGCGGCGCCGCGGAGACGCTCGAAGACTCCGTGGCCGACTTCGCAATCGGACATTTCGCAGAGCTGCTGGGTCGCGAGAACGAAGCCGCAGAGCTGCACGCGCGCGGGGAGTACTGGCGCAACCTCTACAACCCGGCGACCGGCTACATGCAGGCGCGCAACGTCGACGGCGGCTGGGTGACGCCGTTCGACCCGGCGAGCGACCGCGGGTTCGCCCAGGGCAGCGCGGCGGCCTACACCTGGATGGTCCCGCAGGACGTCTCCGGTCTCGCCGACGCGATGGGCGGCAAGACGACCGCCGTCACCCGCCTCGACGGCTTCTTCCACGACGCGAACGGCAACTGGCTGCTGCGCGGTGGCGGACCGCTCAAGTACGACCCGACGAACGAGCCCGACATCCACGCGCCGTGGCTCTACAACGAGCTCGGGCAGCCGTGGAAGACGCAGGAAACCGTGCGGCAGCTGGTGAACGGGGTGTACGGGACCGGGCCGTCGGGCCTGCCCGGCAACGACGACCTCGGCACGATGTCCGCCTGGTACGTCTTCGCCGCGCTCGGCATCTACCCGCGCACGCCGGGGTCGGGCGAGCTGCTGCTGTCGAGTCCGCTGTTCCCGAGCGCCGTGATCCGCCCGGCGGCCGGGGCCCCGATCCGGATCACGACGTCGGGCAGCGGCAAGTACGTCGCGGACGTCCGCAGGGCCGGCCGGCCGCAGCGGGACTGGAAGCTCGACGAGTCCTTCCTGCACACGGGCGGTTCCCTGGACTTCCGCCTGTCCGAGACGCCGACGACGTGGGGGAGCTGA
- a CDS encoding 3-hydroxyacyl-CoA dehydrogenase NAD-binding domain-containing protein, with protein sequence MAESKTIRWEQDEDGIVTLTLDDPKQSANTMNADFRESLGVTVDRLEAEKDAITGVVITSAKKTFFAGGDLNDLIQAKPENAVEFTESSGLMKGQMRRIEQLGKPVVAAINGAALGGGLEIALATHHRIAADAKGSQIGLPEVTLGLLPGGGGVVRTVRLLGIQSALLNVLLQGQRHRPRKALELGLVHEVVDTVEELVPAAKAWIKANPEGGVQPWDVKGYRIPGGTPSNPSFAANLPAFPANLRKQIKGANMPAPRAILAAAIEGSQVDFDTAITIETRYFISLATGQVSKNMTKAFFFDLQTINSGGSRPDGFEKYTAKKVGVLGAGMMGAAIAYVSAKAGIDVVLKDVSQEAAEKGKGYAAKIEQKALSRGKTTQEKSDALLAKIKPTADPADFAGVDFVIEAVFESVELKHKVFGEIESVVNADAVLGSNTSTLPITTLAEGVQRTEDFIGIHFFSPVDKMPLVEIICGEKTSPATLAKVFDYTLQIKKTPIVVNDSRGFFTSRVIGTFINEAVAALGEGVEPASIEQAGSQAGYPAPPLQLMDELTLTLPRKIRKETREAIEAAGGTWKAHASEGVIDRMVDEFDRKGRSTGAGFYEYGEDGKRTGLWPGLRDAFKSGSAEVPFEDLKERMLFAEALETVKCFDEGVLTSVADANIGSIFGIGFPAWTGGVIQYINQYEGGLQGFVDRSRELAARYGDHFEPPASLVEKAAKGEIYE encoded by the coding sequence ATGGCTGAGAGCAAGACCATCCGCTGGGAGCAGGACGAAGACGGCATCGTCACCCTGACCCTCGACGACCCGAAGCAGTCGGCGAACACCATGAACGCCGACTTCCGCGAGTCGCTCGGCGTAACCGTGGACCGGCTGGAGGCCGAGAAGGACGCCATCACCGGCGTCGTCATCACCTCGGCGAAGAAGACCTTCTTCGCCGGCGGCGACCTCAACGACCTCATCCAGGCGAAGCCTGAGAACGCGGTCGAGTTCACCGAGTCGTCCGGCCTGATGAAGGGCCAGATGCGGCGGATCGAGCAGCTCGGCAAGCCGGTCGTCGCGGCGATCAACGGCGCCGCGCTCGGCGGTGGCCTCGAGATCGCGCTGGCGACGCACCACCGCATCGCCGCCGACGCCAAGGGCAGCCAGATCGGCCTGCCCGAGGTGACGCTGGGCCTGCTGCCCGGTGGCGGTGGCGTTGTGCGCACTGTCCGATTACTGGGTATCCAGAGCGCGCTGCTGAACGTCCTGCTGCAGGGCCAGCGCCACCGCCCGCGCAAGGCGCTGGAGCTGGGCCTGGTGCACGAGGTCGTCGACACCGTCGAGGAGCTCGTCCCCGCCGCGAAGGCGTGGATCAAGGCCAACCCCGAAGGCGGCGTACAGCCCTGGGACGTCAAGGGCTACCGGATCCCGGGCGGCACGCCGTCCAACCCGAGCTTCGCGGCGAACCTGCCCGCGTTCCCGGCGAACCTGCGCAAGCAGATCAAGGGCGCGAACATGCCGGCGCCGCGGGCGATCCTGGCCGCCGCCATCGAGGGCTCGCAGGTCGACTTCGACACCGCGATCACCATCGAGACGCGCTACTTCATCAGCCTCGCCACCGGCCAGGTCTCGAAGAACATGACGAAGGCGTTCTTCTTCGACCTGCAGACCATCAACTCCGGCGGCTCGCGGCCGGACGGCTTCGAGAAGTACACGGCCAAGAAGGTCGGCGTGCTCGGGGCCGGGATGATGGGCGCCGCGATCGCGTACGTGTCGGCGAAGGCCGGCATCGACGTCGTCCTCAAGGACGTCTCGCAGGAGGCGGCCGAGAAGGGCAAGGGCTACGCGGCCAAGATCGAGCAGAAGGCCCTTTCGCGCGGCAAGACGACGCAGGAGAAGTCGGACGCGCTCCTCGCGAAGATCAAGCCGACCGCGGACCCCGCCGACTTCGCGGGTGTCGACTTCGTGATCGAGGCCGTGTTCGAGAGCGTCGAGCTGAAGCACAAGGTGTTCGGCGAGATCGAGAGCGTCGTCAACGCCGACGCGGTGCTGGGCTCCAACACCTCGACGCTGCCGATCACCACGCTCGCCGAGGGTGTGCAGCGGACCGAGGACTTCATCGGGATCCACTTCTTCTCGCCGGTGGACAAGATGCCGCTGGTCGAGATCATCTGCGGCGAGAAGACGTCGCCGGCGACGCTGGCGAAGGTCTTCGACTACACGCTGCAGATCAAGAAGACCCCGATCGTCGTCAACGACAGCCGCGGCTTCTTCACCTCGCGCGTCATCGGCACGTTCATCAACGAGGCCGTCGCCGCGCTGGGCGAGGGCGTCGAGCCGGCGTCGATCGAGCAGGCGGGTTCGCAGGCCGGTTACCCGGCGCCGCCGCTGCAGCTGATGGACGAGCTGACGCTGACCCTGCCGCGCAAGATCCGCAAGGAGACCCGCGAGGCGATCGAGGCCGCGGGCGGCACCTGGAAGGCGCACGCGTCGGAAGGCGTCATCGACCGGATGGTCGACGAGTTCGACCGCAAGGGCCGCTCGACGGGCGCCGGCTTCTACGAGTACGGCGAGGACGGCAAGCGCACCGGGCTGTGGCCGGGCCTGCGCGACGCGTTCAAGTCCGGCTCGGCCGAGGTCCCGTTCGAGGACCTCAAGGAGCGGATGCTGTTCGCCGAGGCGCTCGAGACGGTCAAGTGCTTCGACGAGGGCGTGCTGACGTCGGTGGCCGACGCCAACATCGGCTCCATCTTCGGCATCGGCTTCCCGGCCTGGACCGGCGGTGTCATCCAGTACATCAACCAGTACGAGGGTGGCCTGCAGGGCTTCGTCGACCGGTCACGTGAGCTCGCGGCCCGGTACGGCGACCACTTCGAGCCGCCGGCTTCGCTGGTGGAGAAGGCCGCCAAGGGCGAGATCTACGAATAA
- a CDS encoding acetyl-CoA C-acetyltransferase gives MSSEAYIYEAIRTPRGKNKGGALHGTKPVDLVVGLIEELKVRHPNLDPAVIDDVVLGVVSPVGEQGAVIARTAALNAGLPETVAGVQLNRFCASGLEATNTAAQKIRSGWDNLIIAGGVESMSRVPMGSDGGALFMDPATAYDNYIVPQGTGADLIATIEGFSREDVDAWAVRSQEKAEAAWSGGYFAKSVVPVKDINGVTVLDHDEHRRPGSTVEGLGKLKPAFAGIGELGGFDAVALQKYHSVEKINHVHTGGNSSGIVDGAALVLVGSEQIGKTFGLTPRARIVATASIGSEPTIMLTGPTPATEKVLKTAGLKPEDIDLWELNEAFASVVLKWIKDLHLDEEKVNVNGGAIAMGHPLGATGAMLVGTVVDELERRQARRALVTLCIGGGMGVATIIERV, from the coding sequence GTGAGTAGCGAGGCCTACATCTACGAGGCGATCCGCACGCCTCGCGGCAAGAACAAGGGCGGTGCCCTCCACGGCACCAAGCCGGTCGACCTGGTGGTCGGCCTGATCGAAGAGCTGAAGGTCCGTCACCCGAACCTCGACCCCGCCGTGATCGACGACGTCGTGCTCGGCGTCGTCTCGCCGGTCGGCGAGCAGGGCGCGGTCATCGCGCGCACCGCCGCGCTGAACGCGGGCCTGCCCGAGACCGTCGCGGGCGTGCAGCTCAACCGCTTCTGCGCCTCCGGCCTGGAAGCCACCAACACCGCCGCGCAGAAGATCCGTTCCGGCTGGGACAACCTGATCATCGCCGGCGGTGTCGAGTCGATGTCGCGCGTGCCGATGGGCTCCGACGGCGGCGCGCTGTTCATGGACCCGGCCACCGCGTACGACAACTACATCGTCCCGCAGGGCACCGGCGCCGACCTGATCGCGACCATCGAGGGCTTCTCGCGCGAAGACGTCGACGCGTGGGCCGTGCGCTCGCAGGAGAAGGCCGAAGCGGCGTGGTCCGGCGGCTACTTCGCGAAGTCCGTCGTCCCGGTCAAGGACATCAACGGCGTGACCGTCCTGGACCACGACGAGCACCGCCGTCCCGGCTCCACCGTCGAGGGTCTCGGCAAGCTCAAGCCGGCCTTCGCGGGCATCGGCGAGCTGGGCGGCTTCGACGCCGTGGCGCTGCAGAAGTACCACTCGGTCGAGAAGATCAACCACGTCCACACCGGCGGCAACTCCTCCGGCATCGTCGACGGCGCCGCGCTGGTGCTCGTCGGTTCCGAGCAGATCGGCAAGACCTTCGGGCTCACGCCGCGCGCCCGGATCGTGGCGACCGCGTCGATCGGCTCCGAGCCGACGATCATGCTCACCGGCCCGACCCCGGCCACCGAGAAGGTCCTGAAGACCGCGGGCCTCAAGCCCGAGGACATCGACCTGTGGGAGCTCAACGAGGCGTTCGCGTCCGTCGTGCTCAAGTGGATCAAGGACCTGCACCTCGACGAGGAGAAGGTCAACGTCAACGGCGGCGCGATCGCCATGGGCCACCCGCTCGGCGCCACCGGCGCGATGCTGGTCGGCACCGTGGTCGACGAGCTCGAACGCCGCCAGGCGCGCCGCGCCCTGGTGACCCTGTGCATCGGCGGCGGCATGGGCGTCGCCACCATCATCGAGCGGGTGTGA
- a CDS encoding TetR/AcrR family transcriptional regulator: MTDSVRAVRPRDRKAQLAAVAAELFRARGFPGVGIKDIADAAGVTGPALYRHFADKQAILAYVVLGGFEELEAATASALSDSVPPVDQLEDLLGRLATQAVERREIAALWRWEGRHLPKEDQREIARRSTLALASWSKALLVQRPELRAEDAELLCWAALSVFGSVSVHHTAVARRRFAQLLVELALGVLNATLPTPTSPPSDTPSLRLGTPSRREQVLAEATALFAQRGFHDVSMEDIGAAAGIAGPSVYRHFPSKAALMVAISHRAADRLALAAEQALQAPDEPAALRRLAASYVHTILHTPELLVSFSADRVTMPERDKADLLRVQRDYVAQWVTLLSATHPTLPPREAKITVHAALTIANDLARTRRVATRPHFEAELTTLLHTILAVA, encoded by the coding sequence ATGACCGACTCCGTGCGCGCTGTGCGACCGCGCGACCGCAAGGCCCAGCTGGCCGCGGTCGCCGCGGAGCTGTTCCGCGCGCGCGGCTTCCCGGGCGTCGGCATCAAGGACATAGCCGACGCGGCAGGCGTCACCGGCCCGGCGTTGTACCGGCACTTCGCGGACAAGCAGGCGATCCTCGCGTACGTCGTCCTCGGAGGTTTCGAAGAGCTGGAAGCGGCGACGGCTTCAGCGCTCTCGGACTCGGTTCCGCCCGTTGACCAGCTGGAAGACCTGCTCGGCCGGCTCGCGACGCAGGCCGTCGAACGCCGGGAGATCGCGGCGCTGTGGCGCTGGGAAGGCCGTCACCTCCCGAAGGAAGACCAGCGGGAGATCGCCCGCCGGTCGACGCTGGCGCTGGCGTCGTGGTCGAAGGCGCTGCTCGTTCAACGCCCGGAGCTACGGGCCGAAGACGCCGAGCTGCTGTGCTGGGCGGCACTGTCGGTGTTCGGCAGCGTGTCGGTCCACCACACCGCCGTGGCCCGCCGTCGCTTCGCTCAGTTACTGGTCGAACTGGCCCTCGGTGTGCTCAACGCCACACTCCCGACGCCCACCTCGCCGCCCTCGGACACACCCTCCTTGCGCCTGGGCACGCCGTCCCGCCGAGAGCAGGTCCTGGCGGAGGCCACGGCCCTGTTCGCCCAACGAGGCTTCCACGACGTGAGCATGGAAGACATCGGCGCGGCGGCGGGCATCGCGGGCCCCAGCGTCTACCGCCACTTCCCGAGCAAGGCAGCCCTGATGGTGGCGATCAGCCACCGAGCAGCCGACCGCCTGGCCCTGGCGGCCGAGCAAGCCCTGCAGGCCCCGGACGAGCCGGCGGCATTGCGCCGGTTGGCGGCGTCTTACGTACACACGATTCTGCACACGCCGGAACTGCTGGTCTCGTTCTCGGCGGACCGGGTGACCATGCCGGAGCGCGACAAAGCCGACCTCCTGCGGGTGCAGCGCGATTACGTGGCCCAGTGGGTCACACTGCTTTCGGCAACCCACCCCACGCTCCCTCCACGCGAGGCGAAGATAACGGTCCACGCGGCCCTGACCATCGCGAACGACCTGGCCCGCACCCGCCGGGTAGCCACCCGCCCCCACTTCGAGGCCGAACTGACAACCCTGCTGCACACAATTCTCGCCGTCGCCTGA
- a CDS encoding HEXXH motif domain-containing protein, which produces MMHTKNHVTSVPDLHWVSWDTFDELAVGAGGTSVGSVLRSADRSRRLLLLSGLVNLAEADEGVTGPLTSVEAAWDLLVRAEETEPDALERVIAHPYTGSWAGYTTRLIEQGLTGECPLWVHYGYLHTLAAAAAIHAGLEFTIRVPVWHDIVVLPTLGAARLAEGGGFTTAGVRGAAGSFTISGDRSQAASGTAAWSPLREFRFEADGRVLALRLDDLDPHRGLYHPIPPDRLTDDEAATWRDLLGEAWRLIVDHLPEYAEILPAGLTSIVPNPAVPFRLPSASTGEAFGSAVIAGPEAEEPATLAAALVHEFQHIRLGGLLQLARLHDDDRTERLYAPWREDPRPLGGLVHGVYAFFGVSAFWRALSRAHPEDRLAAFEFAHWRAQTWQTLESIRNDTALTDAGRRFLDELAAVFGPWQSEPGAPEAVHWAEKLAADHYAGWRLRHIRPEPDVAADLAQAWLRGEPCPRVAPGGRLDTVSDGEWVNARADLIRVRFGRDGERRLSQVWSQVPGALEGDHRLIAGLDDEARTAYRAVLDQDPEHAAALIGLGLSLPAGPATRALLGVPELVRAVHRVLRDAGKSPAVDELAGWIGEGPA; this is translated from the coding sequence ATGATGCACACGAAGAATCATGTGACGTCCGTTCCGGACCTGCACTGGGTTTCCTGGGACACCTTCGACGAGTTGGCCGTCGGCGCCGGTGGGACGAGCGTCGGGAGCGTGCTGCGCAGCGCTGATCGCAGCCGCCGGTTGCTTCTGCTGTCCGGTCTCGTGAACCTGGCGGAAGCGGACGAGGGCGTGACGGGCCCGCTCACCTCCGTAGAAGCAGCCTGGGATCTGCTTGTCCGGGCTGAGGAAACCGAGCCGGATGCGCTCGAACGGGTGATCGCCCACCCGTACACGGGGAGCTGGGCGGGGTATACGACCCGCCTGATCGAGCAGGGACTGACCGGCGAGTGTCCGCTCTGGGTCCACTACGGCTACCTCCATACCCTGGCCGCGGCCGCGGCGATCCACGCGGGCCTGGAGTTCACCATCCGGGTGCCGGTCTGGCACGATATCGTCGTGCTGCCGACGTTGGGCGCTGCTCGGCTGGCCGAAGGCGGTGGGTTCACGACCGCTGGAGTACGTGGGGCGGCCGGGTCTTTCACGATCAGCGGTGATCGCTCGCAGGCCGCGTCTGGTACGGCGGCCTGGAGTCCCCTCCGGGAGTTTCGCTTCGAGGCCGATGGCCGGGTTCTGGCGCTGCGGCTCGACGACTTGGACCCGCATCGCGGCCTCTACCACCCGATTCCTCCGGACCGGCTGACGGACGACGAAGCGGCGACTTGGCGGGACCTGCTCGGCGAAGCGTGGCGGCTGATCGTCGACCACCTACCCGAGTACGCGGAAATCCTGCCTGCAGGTCTGACGTCGATCGTGCCGAACCCGGCCGTTCCGTTCCGGCTCCCCAGCGCATCGACGGGCGAAGCCTTTGGGAGCGCGGTCATCGCCGGGCCTGAGGCCGAAGAGCCCGCCACCCTCGCCGCGGCCCTGGTGCACGAGTTCCAGCACATCCGGCTGGGTGGCCTGCTGCAATTGGCGCGGCTGCACGACGACGACCGCACTGAACGGCTCTACGCCCCGTGGCGGGAAGATCCGCGCCCGCTCGGTGGCCTGGTCCACGGGGTCTACGCGTTTTTCGGCGTTTCGGCCTTCTGGCGGGCGCTGTCACGGGCGCACCCGGAAGACCGGTTGGCCGCCTTCGAGTTCGCTCACTGGCGGGCGCAGACCTGGCAGACCCTCGAATCGATCCGGAACGACACCGCCCTGACCGACGCGGGACGGCGGTTCCTGGACGAACTCGCCGCCGTTTTCGGCCCGTGGCAGTCCGAACCAGGCGCCCCCGAAGCAGTGCACTGGGCGGAGAAGCTGGCCGCGGACCACTACGCCGGCTGGCGGCTTCGCCACATCCGACCTGAGCCGGACGTGGCCGCGGACCTCGCGCAGGCCTGGCTGCGCGGCGAGCCCTGCCCGCGGGTGGCGCCGGGCGGCCGTCTTGACACCGTTTCGGACGGGGAGTGGGTGAACGCCCGTGCCGATCTGATCCGGGTCCGGTTCGGCCGGGACGGCGAACGCCGGCTGTCTCAGGTGTGGTCGCAGGTGCCGGGCGCGCTCGAGGGCGACCACCGATTGATCGCCGGCTTGGACGACGAAGCCCGAACCGCCTACCGCGCCGTGCTCGACCAGGATCCGGAGCACGCCGCGGCGTTGATCGGCCTCGGCCTTTCCCTGCCGGCCGGGCCGGCTACGCGCGCCTTACTCGGAGTGCCGGAGCTGGTCCGCGCAGTGCACCGTGTGCTGCGCGATGCGGGAAAGTCGCCGGCCGTCGACGAGCTGGCCGGTTGGATCGGCGAAGGGCCGGCCTGA